In Burkholderia pyrrocinia, the following proteins share a genomic window:
- the hmpA gene encoding NO-inducible flavohemoprotein, with protein MLTQKTKDIVKATAPVLAQHGYDIIKCFYTRLFDAHPELKNVFNMAHQEQGQQQQALARAVYAYAENIEDPGSLAAVLKNIANKHASLGVRPEHYPVVGENLLAAIKETLGDAATDDIISAWAQAYGNLADVLMGMESELYEQSTDRVGGWTGWRTFVVREKRPESSVITSFILEPSDGKPVANFEPGQYISVAVDVPALGLQQIRQYSLSDMPNGHTYRISVKRESGGTYPAGYVSCLLHDHVNVGDEIRLAAPYGSFHIDVDAKTPIVLISGGVGLTPMISMLKRAIQDPQRQVVFVHGARNSGVHAMRDRLREAANTYANFDLVVFYDDPLPQDVEGRDFDRKGLVDVNAIKDTILLPDADYYICGPVPFMRIQHDALKQLGIPEARIHYEVFGPDLFAE; from the coding sequence ATGCTTACGCAGAAAACGAAAGACATCGTCAAGGCGACGGCCCCCGTCCTCGCGCAACACGGCTACGACATCATCAAATGCTTCTATACGCGCCTGTTCGATGCGCATCCGGAGCTGAAGAACGTTTTCAACATGGCGCACCAGGAACAGGGGCAACAGCAGCAGGCGCTGGCCCGCGCCGTCTATGCGTATGCGGAGAACATCGAAGACCCGGGCAGCCTGGCCGCCGTGCTGAAGAACATCGCGAACAAGCACGCAAGCCTTGGCGTGCGGCCCGAGCACTATCCGGTCGTCGGCGAGAATCTGCTCGCCGCGATCAAGGAAACGCTCGGCGATGCGGCTACCGACGACATCATCTCCGCGTGGGCGCAGGCTTACGGCAACCTCGCCGACGTGCTGATGGGCATGGAAAGCGAACTGTACGAACAATCGACCGACCGCGTCGGCGGCTGGACCGGCTGGCGCACCTTCGTCGTGCGCGAGAAGCGGCCCGAGAGCAGCGTGATCACGTCGTTCATCCTCGAGCCGTCCGACGGCAAGCCGGTCGCGAACTTCGAGCCCGGCCAGTACATCAGCGTCGCCGTCGACGTGCCCGCGCTCGGCCTGCAGCAGATTCGCCAGTACAGCCTGTCGGACATGCCGAACGGGCATACGTACCGGATCTCGGTGAAACGCGAAAGCGGCGGCACTTATCCGGCCGGCTATGTGTCGTGCCTGCTGCACGATCACGTGAACGTCGGCGACGAGATCAGGCTGGCCGCGCCGTACGGCAGCTTCCACATCGACGTCGACGCGAAGACGCCGATCGTGCTGATCAGCGGCGGGGTCGGGCTGACGCCGATGATCAGCATGCTGAAGCGCGCGATCCAGGATCCGCAGCGACAGGTCGTGTTCGTGCACGGCGCGCGCAACAGCGGCGTGCACGCGATGCGCGACCGGCTGCGCGAAGCGGCGAACACGTATGCGAACTTCGACCTCGTGGTGTTCTACGACGATCCGCTGCCGCAGGACGTCGAAGGACGCGACTTCGACCGCAAGGGCCTCGTCGACGTGAACGCGATCAAGGATACGATCCTGCTGCCCGACGCCGATTACTACATCTGCGGCCCCGTTCCGTTCATGCGGATCCAGCACGACGCGCTGAAGCAGCTTGGCATCCCGGAAGCGCGCATCCACTACGAGGTGTTCGGGCCGGACCTGTTTGCCGAATGA
- a CDS encoding helix-turn-helix domain-containing protein, protein MSEIRSVSTIGALANLIRAARLQQGFTRDELANATGLSPKFISQVEAGKPTAQIGKVLLLLGELGVSLLAQSSIEISAENALKAAQRRRSRHGG, encoded by the coding sequence ATGTCGGAGATCCGGTCCGTCAGCACGATCGGCGCACTCGCCAACCTCATCCGCGCGGCGCGGCTCCAGCAGGGGTTCACGCGGGACGAACTCGCGAACGCCACGGGGCTCTCGCCGAAGTTCATCAGCCAGGTGGAAGCCGGGAAGCCGACCGCGCAAATCGGCAAGGTGCTGCTGCTGCTCGGCGAGCTGGGCGTGAGCCTGCTCGCGCAGTCGTCGATCGAGATTTCGGCTGAAAACGCGCTCAAGGCCGCTCAACGCCGCAGGAGCCGCCATGGTGGCTAG
- a CDS encoding HipA domain-containing protein: MVARTLIASANGLCMGRLTDDKGVWSFTYDAQWLASPRAYPLSPAFALRAGTFTDSSTDRPVQWFFDNLLPEEGMRMSLAREAKVDAADAWGLLAYFGRESAGALTLLAEGEQEAAGSMQPLPLDELERRIRAMPTRALTATAPKRMSAAGAQQKLLLILRGDAPDYALFEPIGSEPSMHLLKPDMRAAGYPHSAINEFFCMKLAKRMGLDVPDVHFLRAPSACYVIDRFDRDTAAEPAGRLHTIDAMQLLNYDRGFKYQRANAAELGRAIGQTSTRALARLSVFRWTIFNVVVGNGDAHLKNLSFFVDARGYRLAPFYDIVSTVVYHTPTHRPDHRGDHWPHCELTMPLGAATRFSDIDTGALIAFGHALGLKEKAAEDELRRFLEPLDRSVAQTLDEVREIARPDAGEIRLLNSIAAMPIAEMRRALRQMRG; the protein is encoded by the coding sequence ATGGTGGCTAGAACGCTGATCGCGTCCGCAAACGGGCTGTGCATGGGCCGGCTGACCGACGACAAAGGCGTCTGGTCGTTCACGTACGACGCGCAGTGGCTGGCATCGCCACGCGCGTATCCGCTGTCGCCTGCTTTCGCGCTGCGCGCCGGCACCTTCACCGACAGCTCGACCGATCGCCCGGTCCAGTGGTTCTTCGACAACCTGCTGCCCGAAGAAGGCATGCGGATGTCGCTCGCGCGCGAGGCGAAGGTCGATGCCGCCGACGCGTGGGGCCTGCTCGCGTACTTCGGGCGCGAATCGGCCGGTGCGCTCACGCTGCTGGCCGAAGGTGAGCAGGAAGCGGCCGGCAGCATGCAGCCGTTGCCGCTCGACGAACTCGAGCGGCGCATCCGGGCAATGCCCACACGCGCGCTGACGGCGACCGCGCCCAAGCGCATGTCGGCGGCCGGCGCGCAGCAGAAGCTGCTGCTGATCCTGCGCGGCGACGCGCCGGACTACGCGCTGTTCGAGCCGATCGGCAGCGAGCCGTCGATGCATCTGCTGAAGCCGGACATGCGCGCCGCCGGCTACCCGCATTCGGCGATCAACGAATTCTTCTGCATGAAGCTCGCGAAGCGGATGGGCCTCGACGTTCCCGACGTGCATTTTCTGCGTGCACCGTCAGCGTGCTACGTGATCGACCGTTTTGACCGCGATACTGCGGCGGAACCGGCCGGACGCCTGCACACGATCGATGCGATGCAATTGCTCAACTACGATCGCGGCTTCAAGTACCAGCGGGCGAACGCGGCGGAACTCGGCCGCGCGATCGGGCAGACCAGCACGCGCGCGCTGGCGCGCCTGTCGGTGTTCCGCTGGACGATCTTCAACGTGGTGGTCGGCAATGGCGACGCACATCTGAAAAACCTGTCGTTCTTCGTCGACGCGCGCGGCTACCGGCTGGCGCCGTTCTACGACATCGTCAGCACGGTCGTCTATCACACGCCCACGCACCGGCCCGACCATCGCGGCGATCATTGGCCGCATTGCGAACTGACGATGCCGCTCGGCGCGGCGACACGATTCTCCGACATCGACACGGGCGCGCTGATCGCATTCGGCCACGCGCTCGGGCTCAAGGAGAAGGCGGCCGAAGACGAGCTTCGGCGGTTTCTCGAACCGCTCGACCGCAGCGTCGCGCAGACGCTCGATGAAGTGCGCGAGATCGCCCGCCCCGACGCCGGGGAAATCCGCCTGCTGAACTCGATTGCCGCGATGCCGATCGCGGAGATGCGCCGTGCGCTTCGCCAGATGCGCGGTTAG
- a CDS encoding twin transmembrane helix small protein — translation MKTLLVSVAFALIIASLIFALYFMNHDRGRSKRMAWSLAARVGLSVTLFLSLLIAYKLGWIEPTGLPIGR, via the coding sequence ATGAAAACTCTGCTGGTTTCCGTGGCATTCGCGCTGATCATCGCCAGCCTGATCTTCGCGCTGTATTTCATGAATCACGATCGCGGAAGGTCCAAGCGAATGGCGTGGTCGCTCGCGGCACGCGTCGGGCTGTCGGTCACGCTATTCCTGTCGCTGCTCATCGCGTACAAGCTCGGCTGGATCGAGCCGACGGGGTTGCCGATCGGGCGTTGA
- a CDS encoding YoaK family protein, with product MPAQYFRNLTGKHRSATANRQLGFSLAFVAGATNAGGFLAVRQYTSHMSGIVSAIADQTALGDVQLALAGISSLGSFLVGASCSAILVNWGRRRGLQSQFMLPLLVEAALLLLFGLLGSHLALWETFFVPVTVTLLCFIMGLQNATITKLSGAEIRTTHMTGIVTDLGIELGKLFYWNRSAVDVDAHTVIANRSKLRIHATMLVSFFVGGLAGAIGFKHVGYVSTVPLAAVLVTLAIVPVIDDLLALLGRRR from the coding sequence ATGCCAGCGCAGTACTTTCGAAACCTGACGGGAAAACACCGCAGCGCGACCGCGAACCGTCAGCTCGGGTTTTCGCTGGCGTTCGTCGCCGGCGCGACCAATGCCGGCGGCTTCCTCGCGGTCAGGCAATACACGTCGCACATGAGCGGCATCGTATCGGCGATCGCCGACCAGACGGCGCTCGGCGACGTGCAGCTCGCACTGGCCGGCATCAGCTCGCTGGGTTCGTTCCTGGTCGGCGCGAGCTGCTCGGCGATCCTCGTCAACTGGGGGCGCCGTCGCGGCCTGCAAAGCCAGTTCATGCTGCCGCTGCTGGTCGAGGCCGCGCTGCTGCTCCTGTTCGGGCTGCTCGGCAGCCACCTCGCGCTGTGGGAAACGTTCTTCGTGCCGGTGACCGTGACGCTGCTGTGCTTCATCATGGGGCTGCAGAACGCGACGATCACGAAGCTGTCGGGCGCGGAGATCCGCACGACGCACATGACGGGCATCGTGACCGACCTCGGCATCGAACTGGGGAAGCTGTTCTACTGGAACCGGTCGGCCGTCGACGTCGACGCACACACGGTGATTGCCAACCGCTCGAAACTGAGGATTCACGCCACGATGCTCGTGTCGTTCTTCGTCGGCGGCCTGGCCGGCGCGATCGGCTTCAAGCATGTCGGTTACGTGTCGACCGTGCCGCTCGCCGCCGTGCTCGTCACGCTCGCGATCGTGCCCGTGATCGACGACCTGCTCGCGTTGCTCGGCCGCAGACGCTGA
- a CDS encoding ribbon-helix-helix protein, CopG family: METKTARLTVLIDPAKKEAFEMLCAEQDLTPSQVVRQLIREYLDRHGVTYKTKSALGKRVK, encoded by the coding sequence ATGGAAACGAAAACCGCCCGCTTGACCGTCCTGATCGACCCCGCCAAGAAGGAAGCCTTCGAGATGCTCTGCGCGGAGCAGGATCTCACGCCGTCGCAAGTCGTGCGGCAGTTGATCCGCGAGTATCTCGACCGGCACGGCGTGACTTACAAGACCAAGAGCGCGCTCGGCAAGCGCGTGAAGTAA
- a CDS encoding spermidine synthase, with protein sequence MAEDRTSYDAFVRFLSTPLNDGRPFVLETQHAVSLHFDHFGTQSCMSRRDPVRLELGYTRVMMGFLLLQPEPAHICMLGLGGGSLAKYCYRHLPGAAIDAVEINPDVIALRDVFRIPADSARFTVVCADGADHMERADIRTDVILHDAFVADGMPGRCTGTAFLDACRARLSETGVLAINLMDDDPALPQHLERLRSVFGASYALVPCGDDNNFVAFAWKDDRRLPSLRILLERALACARAGELKLAATARRMKNGEGVDPQRLVRRAQPHGRWEIGA encoded by the coding sequence ATGGCCGAGGATCGAACTTCCTACGACGCGTTCGTCAGATTCCTGTCGACGCCCTTGAACGACGGTCGGCCTTTCGTGCTGGAGACGCAGCACGCGGTGTCGCTGCACTTCGATCATTTCGGCACGCAGAGCTGCATGTCGCGCAGGGATCCGGTCCGGCTCGAGCTCGGCTATACGCGCGTGATGATGGGCTTCCTGCTGCTGCAGCCCGAGCCCGCGCACATCTGCATGCTCGGGCTCGGCGGCGGCTCGCTGGCGAAGTATTGCTACCGGCACCTGCCGGGTGCGGCAATCGACGCGGTCGAGATCAACCCGGACGTGATCGCGCTGCGCGACGTGTTCAGGATTCCTGCCGATAGCGCACGGTTCACGGTAGTGTGCGCCGACGGCGCCGATCATATGGAAAGGGCGGACATCCGGACGGACGTGATCCTGCACGACGCGTTTGTTGCCGACGGCATGCCGGGCCGGTGTACGGGCACGGCATTCCTCGACGCGTGCCGCGCGCGCCTGAGCGAAACCGGCGTGCTCGCGATCAACTTGATGGACGACGATCCGGCGCTGCCGCAGCATCTCGAGCGGCTGAGATCGGTATTCGGTGCGTCGTATGCGCTGGTTCCGTGCGGTGACGACAACAACTTCGTCGCGTTCGCATGGAAGGACGACCGCCGGCTGCCGTCGCTGCGCATCCTGCTCGAGCGCGCCCTCGCGTGTGCGCGGGCCGGCGAGCTCAAGCTGGCGGCCACGGCAAGGCGCATGAAGAACGGGGAAGGCGTCGATCCGCAGCGGCTGGTCCGGCGTGCGCAACCGCATGGGCGATGGGAGATTGGCGCGTAA
- a CDS encoding zinc ribbon domain-containing protein YjdM — MNAAPACPQCAMENTYPDGTLTVCADCGHEWSAGAGADAGDEPAGDVVKDANGNVLSDGDSVVLIKDLRVKGSSITLKMGTKVKSIRIVGGDHEIDCKTDMGAFMLKACYLKKV, encoded by the coding sequence ATGAACGCCGCCCCCGCCTGCCCGCAATGCGCGATGGAAAACACTTACCCGGACGGCACGCTGACCGTGTGCGCGGACTGCGGCCACGAATGGTCGGCCGGCGCCGGTGCTGACGCGGGCGACGAACCGGCGGGCGACGTCGTCAAGGACGCGAACGGCAACGTGTTGTCGGATGGCGATTCGGTCGTGCTGATCAAGGACCTGCGCGTGAAGGGCTCGTCGATCACGCTGAAGATGGGCACCAAGGTCAAGAGTATCCGGATCGTCGGCGGCGATCACGAAATCGACTGCAAGACCGACATGGGTGCCTTCATGCTGAAGGCCTGCTATCTGAAGAAGGTCTGA
- a CDS encoding HPr family phosphocarrier protein, translating to MYVQIGPAWNRNRGGAARDATVDAACRFESDILLIANGHSGNAKDGGAIASLQVHGGTAAQVLATGPDEEAALHALLPLLQAG from the coding sequence GTGTACGTTCAAATCGGCCCCGCGTGGAACCGCAATCGCGGCGGCGCCGCACGCGACGCGACCGTCGACGCGGCATGCCGCTTCGAAAGCGACATCCTGCTGATTGCGAACGGGCACAGCGGCAACGCGAAGGACGGCGGCGCAATCGCGTCGCTGCAGGTGCACGGCGGCACGGCGGCCCAGGTGCTGGCCACCGGCCCCGACGAGGAAGCGGCGCTTCACGCGCTGTTGCCCTTGCTGCAGGCGGGCTGA
- a CDS encoding carboxymuconolactone decarboxylase family protein — MSRIAIPAIESATGATADVYAQVRKIAGGTVPNLFAAVGHLAPNALAAVLNAEGVLAGGTLSKQDLETIKLLVSADTGCDYCVAAHNLLGKMTGLSADALRAIRSSQPNTGDAKRDALIRFVLNLQRTSGTIADDEFAAIREAGYTDAQLAEISLAIALTIFTNTFNRINDTVVDFPPVK; from the coding sequence ATGAGCCGCATCGCCATTCCCGCCATCGAATCCGCCACCGGCGCAACCGCCGACGTGTACGCACAAGTCCGCAAGATCGCCGGCGGCACCGTCCCCAACCTGTTCGCCGCCGTCGGCCATCTCGCGCCGAACGCGCTCGCGGCCGTACTCAACGCCGAAGGCGTGCTCGCCGGCGGCACGTTGAGCAAGCAGGATCTCGAAACGATCAAGCTGCTCGTCAGCGCCGACACCGGGTGTGACTACTGCGTCGCCGCGCACAACCTGCTCGGCAAGATGACCGGCTTGTCGGCCGACGCGCTGCGCGCGATTCGCTCGAGCCAGCCGAATACCGGCGACGCGAAGCGCGACGCGCTGATCCGCTTCGTGCTGAACCTGCAACGGACCAGCGGCACGATCGCGGACGACGAATTCGCGGCGATCCGCGAAGCCGGCTACACGGACGCGCAACTCGCGGAAATCTCGCTCGCGATCGCGCTGACGATCTTCACCAACACGTTCAACCGCATCAACGACACGGTCGTCGATTTCCCGCCCGTGAAGTAA
- a CDS encoding peroxiredoxin-like family protein: MSLQDKLDAFKADFKAGKPPYNAPPEIHPIMERATAELIASGQAARAIKAGDPAPTFRLKDQDGNDVSSADLLAKGPLVVTFYRGVWCPYCNLELQALNEALPQLQALGAHVVAISPQTAVNSRKSVRTNHLDFPVLGDVNGETGAAFGLRFNLPDYLVDLYKMLKNDLPAFNNDPGWTLPMPARYVIGQDGVVLYSEVNPDYTHRPDPSDMFPVIEKAVHA; encoded by the coding sequence ATGTCGCTCCAGGACAAACTCGACGCATTCAAGGCCGACTTCAAGGCCGGCAAGCCGCCGTACAACGCGCCGCCCGAAATCCACCCGATCATGGAACGCGCGACAGCCGAACTGATCGCGAGCGGCCAGGCCGCCCGCGCAATCAAGGCCGGCGATCCAGCACCGACGTTCCGCCTGAAGGACCAGGACGGCAACGACGTGTCCTCGGCCGACCTGCTCGCGAAGGGGCCGCTCGTCGTCACGTTCTATCGCGGCGTCTGGTGCCCGTATTGCAACCTCGAACTGCAGGCGCTGAACGAAGCGTTGCCGCAGCTCCAGGCGCTCGGCGCGCACGTGGTCGCGATTTCGCCGCAGACGGCCGTCAACAGCCGCAAGTCCGTCCGCACGAATCATCTCGACTTCCCCGTGCTGGGCGACGTGAACGGCGAGACGGGCGCGGCGTTCGGCCTGCGCTTCAACCTGCCCGACTATCTGGTCGACCTGTACAAGATGCTGAAGAACGACCTGCCGGCATTCAACAACGATCCTGGCTGGACGCTGCCGATGCCGGCACGCTACGTGATCGGTCAGGACGGCGTCGTGCTGTACTCGGAAGTCAATCCCGACTACACGCATCGCCCCGATCCGTCGGACATGTTCCCGGTCATCGAAAAGGCCGTGCACGCCTGA
- a CDS encoding SDR family oxidoreductase, with amino-acid sequence MTARTFLVTGATKGIGRALSERLVRTGHRVIGLARDGADFPGELVRVDLADSRATDAALKALVQRHTIDGIVNNVGLVRPQSVGDVTLDDLDDVLALNLHPAVQTVQALLPGMRERGWGRVVNISSLTVLGIVQRTAYAAAKAALVSFSRSWALELASTGITVNAVAPGPTETELFRANNAPGSEGERRYLAAVPMGRFGKPDEIAATIAFLLSDDAGFMTGQTLYVDGGASIGKAAF; translated from the coding sequence ATGACTGCACGCACTTTTCTCGTCACCGGCGCGACCAAGGGGATCGGACGCGCGCTTTCCGAACGGCTCGTGCGCACCGGGCATCGCGTCATCGGCCTCGCGCGCGACGGCGCGGATTTCCCGGGCGAACTCGTTCGCGTCGATCTCGCCGACAGCCGGGCGACCGATGCCGCGCTGAAAGCGCTCGTGCAGCGGCACACGATCGACGGCATCGTGAACAATGTCGGCCTCGTGCGCCCGCAGTCCGTCGGCGACGTCACGCTCGACGACCTCGACGACGTACTCGCGCTGAACCTGCATCCGGCCGTCCAGACCGTCCAGGCGCTGCTGCCCGGCATGCGCGAGCGCGGCTGGGGCCGCGTCGTCAACATTTCCAGCCTGACCGTGCTCGGCATCGTGCAGCGAACCGCGTATGCGGCGGCGAAAGCCGCGCTCGTGAGCTTTTCGCGATCGTGGGCGCTGGAACTCGCGAGCACGGGCATCACGGTCAACGCGGTGGCGCCCGGGCCGACCGAAACGGAACTGTTCCGCGCCAACAATGCACCGGGCAGCGAGGGCGAGCGGCGCTATCTCGCCGCCGTCCCGATGGGACGCTTCGGCAAGCCCGACGAAATCGCGGCGACGATCGCGTTCCTGCTGTCGGACGACGCCGGCTTCATGACGGGGCAAACGCTCTACGTCGACGGCGGCGCGTCGATCGGCAAGGCAGCGTTCTGA
- a CDS encoding LysR family transcriptional regulator — MDRLAAMETYVSVVEAGSFSAAAKRMNLGQPAISKSIAQLEERLGVRLLLRSTRGLTTTDAGQRFYEHAKLAIREADQAEHVVRDASASLSGKLRVSAAVSFTCLHVLPLLDTFLSRHPDLEIDLALDDRNIDLLEEGTDVALRMGTLIDSSMIARRIARSPRLVVGTPAYFARAGIPKAPADLARHQAIVYSQRGGGEAWSFSRNGAEVAVAVSGRLRVSAAEGMRTAVIGGMGLAVASRWMFSPELASGAVQAVLTDWELPPVDLWAVFPAGRLVTARARAFVEFVEQALAEGEPAPVR; from the coding sequence ATGGATCGACTCGCGGCAATGGAAACCTACGTCAGCGTCGTGGAAGCGGGTTCGTTCTCGGCGGCCGCGAAGCGGATGAATCTCGGCCAGCCGGCCATCTCGAAGTCGATCGCGCAGCTCGAGGAGCGGCTCGGCGTGCGCCTGCTGCTGCGCTCGACGCGCGGGTTGACGACGACCGACGCCGGACAGCGTTTCTACGAACACGCGAAGCTGGCGATCCGCGAGGCCGACCAGGCCGAGCACGTGGTGCGCGATGCGTCTGCGAGCCTGTCCGGCAAGCTGCGCGTGAGCGCCGCCGTGAGCTTCACGTGCCTGCATGTGCTGCCGCTGCTCGACACGTTCCTGAGCCGTCATCCCGATCTGGAGATCGACCTCGCGCTCGACGACCGCAACATCGACCTGCTGGAAGAGGGCACCGACGTCGCGCTGCGGATGGGCACGCTGATCGACTCGTCGATGATCGCGCGCCGCATTGCGCGCAGCCCGCGGCTCGTCGTCGGCACGCCGGCGTATTTCGCGCGGGCGGGCATCCCGAAAGCGCCGGCCGATCTCGCCCGTCACCAGGCGATCGTGTATTCGCAGCGTGGCGGCGGCGAAGCCTGGTCGTTCAGCCGTAACGGTGCCGAAGTCGCGGTGGCGGTTTCCGGGCGGCTGCGCGTGAGCGCGGCCGAAGGGATGCGGACCGCCGTGATCGGCGGCATGGGGCTGGCGGTCGCGTCGCGCTGGATGTTCTCGCCCGAGCTCGCGTCCGGCGCCGTGCAGGCCGTGCTGACCGACTGGGAACTGCCGCCGGTCGACCTGTGGGCCGTGTTTCCGGCCGGTCGGCTCGTGACGGCCCGCGCCCGCGCGTTCGTCGAATTCGTCGAACAGGCGCTGGCGGAGGGCGAGCCGGCGCCGGTGCGATGA
- a CDS encoding AraC family transcriptional regulator, protein MTLEFDWLSRFMALVTVTGKLEIRCAFGAPWAITYERSPAREIPYHVVLRGRAILENPDDGTVRELGGGDLVLLPHGSPHVLHDGSGLPPVPAFARPGGHVLIGENAGTGERLDMLCGRFVVAPPHDRLIRRHLPPDLVVRAAADSRTPDALAATARLTALVELMRAESLEQQLGGLAILNALSAALFALALRAISDSGQAPTGLLALAGHPRLAPAIVAMLDDPARPWTLPELAALCSMSRATFMRHFQSKLGHSAADLLMDIRMSLAANALRQPSASAEAVSADVGYQSVAAFRRVFTRWAGMTPGDWRRQSRGDRRGAAAPDDRVAGDAE, encoded by the coding sequence ATGACGCTCGAATTCGACTGGCTCAGCCGCTTCATGGCGCTCGTCACGGTCACGGGGAAGCTCGAAATCCGCTGCGCGTTCGGCGCGCCGTGGGCGATCACGTACGAGCGGTCGCCGGCGCGCGAGATTCCGTACCACGTCGTGCTGCGCGGCCGCGCGATCCTCGAGAATCCCGACGACGGCACGGTGCGCGAACTCGGCGGCGGCGACCTCGTGCTGTTGCCGCACGGCTCCCCGCACGTGCTGCACGACGGCAGCGGGCTGCCGCCGGTGCCGGCGTTCGCGCGGCCCGGCGGTCACGTCCTGATCGGCGAGAACGCGGGCACGGGCGAGCGGCTGGACATGCTGTGCGGGCGTTTCGTGGTCGCGCCGCCGCACGACCGGTTGATCCGGCGTCATCTGCCGCCGGATCTCGTCGTGCGCGCGGCGGCGGACAGCCGGACGCCCGATGCGCTGGCCGCCACCGCGCGGCTGACCGCCCTCGTGGAACTGATGCGCGCGGAATCGCTCGAGCAGCAGCTCGGCGGTCTCGCGATCCTGAACGCACTGTCGGCAGCGCTGTTTGCGCTCGCGCTGCGCGCGATCAGCGATTCGGGGCAGGCGCCGACCGGCCTGCTGGCACTGGCCGGCCATCCGCGCCTCGCGCCCGCGATCGTCGCGATGCTCGACGATCCGGCGAGGCCGTGGACGCTGCCCGAGCTGGCCGCGCTGTGCAGCATGTCGCGCGCGACCTTCATGCGTCATTTCCAGTCGAAGCTCGGGCACTCGGCCGCCGACCTGCTGATGGACATCCGGATGAGCCTCGCCGCGAATGCGTTGCGCCAGCCATCGGCCAGCGCGGAGGCCGTGTCAGCCGACGTCGGTTACCAGTCGGTGGCCGCCTTTCGCCGCGTCTTCACGCGCTGGGCGGGGATGACGCCCGGCGACTGGCGGCGCCAGTCGCGCGGCGACCGGCGCGGCGCAGCGGCACCGGACGATCGCGTCGCCGGCGACGCGGAGTAG